In Balearica regulorum gibbericeps isolate bBalReg1 chromosome 14, bBalReg1.pri, whole genome shotgun sequence, one genomic interval encodes:
- the GFPT2 gene encoding glutamine--fructose-6-phosphate aminotransferase [isomerizing] 2: MSREVGAEPAALIRAGPSPERDRRACVAFLVSGKDRVVATMCGIFAYLNYRVPRTRKEIFETLIKGLQRLEYRGYDSAGVAIDGNNNEDKERFIKLVKKRGKVKALEEELYKQDDLDSKADFETHFGIAHTRWATHGVPSAINSHPQRSDKRNEFVVIHNGIITNYKDLRKFLESKGYEFESETDTETIPKLIKYMYDNRESEDTSFSALVERVIQQLEGAFALVFKSIHYPGEAVATRRGSPLLIGVRSKYKLSTEQIPVLYRTCNIENVKKIHSSRMKRLDSSTCLHAVGDKAVEFFFASDASAIIEHTNRVIFLEDDDIAAVTDGKLSIHRLERSASDDPSRAIQTLQMELQQIMKGNFSAFMQKEIFEQPESVVNTMRGRVNFESSTVLLGGLKDHLKEIRRCRRLIIIGCGTSYHAAVATRQVLEELTELPVMVELASDFLDRNTPVFRDDVCFFISQSGETADTLMALRYCKERRALTVGITNTVGSSISRETDCGVHINAGPEIGVASTKAYTSQFVSLVMFGLMMSEDRISLQKRRQEIISGLKSLPEMIKEVLSLDEKIHDLALELYKQRSLLVMGRGYNYATCLEGALKIKEITYMHSEGILAGELKHGPLALVDKQMPVIMVIMKDPCFTKCQNALQQVTARQGRPIILCSKEDTESSKFAYKTIELPHTVDCLQGVLSVIPLQLLSFHLAVLRGYDVDFPRNLAKSVTVE, encoded by the exons ATGAGCAGGGAGGTAGGGGCAGAGCCGGCCGCACTTATAAGAGCCGGGCCGTCCCCCGAGCGAGACCGTCGGGCGTGTGTCGCGTTTCTTGTCAGCGGGAAGGACCGTGTGGTTGCCACCATGTGCG GAATTTTTGCTTATCTAAACTACAGAGTGCCTCGGACTcgaaaggaaatatttgaaacGCTGATAAAAGGATTACAGAGACTGGAATACAGAGGATATGACTCTGCAG GAGTGGCAATTGatggaaataataatgaagataAAGAAAGGTTCATCAAACTAGttaagaaaagaggaaaagtaaagGCCCTGGAAGAAGAGTTGTACA AACAAGATGACCTGGattcaaaagcagattttgaaaCGCATTTTGGAATTGCTCATACTCGCTGGGCGACCCATGGAGTACCAAGTGCAATAAACAGTCACCCTCAGAGGTCGGATAAAAGGAATG AATTCGTTGTTATCCATAATGGAATCATCACAAATTATAAGGACCTGAGAAAATTTCTG GAGAGCAAAGGCTATGAATTTGAATCTGaaacagatacagaaacaaTCCCCAAATTGATCAAATACATGTATGACAACAGAGAGAGTGAGGACACCAGTTTTTCAGCCTTGGTGGAAAGAGTTATTCAACAGTTG GAAGGTGCTTTTGCATTGGTTTTTAAGAGCATCCATTACCCAGGTGAAGCTGTTGCTACCAG gAGAGGGAGTCCTTTGCTCATTGGGGTTAGAAGCAAGTACAAGCTCTCCACTGAACAAATTCCTGTTCTATATAGAACAT GCAACATTGAGAACGTGAAGAAAATACACAGTTCACGGATGAAAAGACTGGACAGCTCTACCTGCCTTCATGCTGTTGGGGATAAGGCagtagaatttttctttgcttcagatGCAAG tgCTATCATTGAGCACACCAACAGAGTAATTTTCTTAGAAGATGATGACATTGCAGCAGTAACTGATGGAAAGCTTTCAATTCACCGTCTCGAGCGTTCAGCTAGTGATGATCCTTCCCGGGCCATCCAAACCTTGCAGATGGAATTGCAGCAAATCATGAAGG GTAACTTCAGTGCATTcatgcaaaaggaaatttttgaACAACCGGAATCAGTTGTCAATACGATGAGAGGCAGGGTGAATTTTGAGAGCAGCACAG TTCTGCTGGGGGGCTTGAAGGATCACTTGAAGGAAATCAGAAGATGCCGAAGACTGATCATTATTGGCTGTGGGACCAGTTATCATGCCGCAGTAGCT ACTCGACAAGTATTGGAAGAATTAACTGAACTACCAGTGATGGTGGAACTTGCTAGTGACTTCCTGGATAGAAACACACCTGTATTCAGAGATGACGTGTGCTTTTTTATAAGTCAGTCAG GTGAAACTGCAGATACGCTTATGGCCTTGAGGTATTGTAAAGAACGTCGTGCTCTAACAGTTGGCATCACAAACACAGTTGGAAGCTCGATATCCAGGGAGACTGATTGTGGTGTACACATCAATGCAGGACCTGAGATAGGTGTGGCAAGCACAAAG GCTTATACCAGCCAGTTTGTGTCTCTTGTAATGTTTGGCCTAATGATGTCTGAAGACAGAatttccttgcagaaaaggAGACAGGAAATCATTAGTGGACTAAAATCATTGCCAG AGATGATTAAAGAAGTCTTGTCTTTGGATGAGAAGATACATGATTTGGCTCTTGAACTGTACAAACAAAGATCACTGCTGGTTATGGGTCGTGGATATAATTATGCCACTTGTCTGGAAGGAGCTCTG aaaataaaagaaatcaccTATATGCACTCTGAAGGCATCCTGGCTGGTGAACTGAAACACGGACCGCTAGCCCTAGTAGATAAACAAATGCCCGTTATCATGGTGATAATGAAGGATCCTTGTTTCACCAAGTGCCAGAATGCTCTGCAACAGGTCACTGCTCGACAG ggtCGTCCAATCATTCTGTGTTCTAAAGAAGACACAGAAAGCTCAAAATTTGCCTACAAAACCATTGAGCTGCCTCATACAGTTGACTGCCTTCAAGGAGTCTTGAGTGTTATTCCTCTCCAGTTGCTTTCATTCCACCTGGCTGTTCTCAGAGGATATGAT GTGGACTTTCCAAGAAATTTGGCCAAATCTGTTACTGTAGAATAA